From Oligoflexia bacterium, the proteins below share one genomic window:
- a CDS encoding DNA alkylation repair protein, whose translation MKIWVYTFIVIMDPFKTLYNPKSIGFVSEAIYASDAKFNKKKFLDEALLNLDQLEMKQRVVQIADALQDNLPGTYKQKLNSLLKSVKSDKNTSGIHGFLLWPYTYFIEVYGIDDPINSMKALYLITQQFTSEFGVRPFLERYPDTVYGLFENWVKDPNEHVRRWVSEGLRPNLPWGMKISHINKNLKKNIKLLWQLKNDTSPYVRKSVANHLNDIAALDSQLLLDTVEKWQSNKTNMQALIKSALRNLVKQGHPQALKILGFNPKADIALKKLSISKKKIHEGDSLTISFELINQSKTDQPIMVDYILHYMKKNGQGSPKVFKLKQTQLAKGECMVLSKKHAFKPVTTRKHYAGQHKIEIQVNGQVKSSVDFVLQV comes from the coding sequence ATGAAAATATGGGTATATACTTTTATTGTCATTATGGATCCTTTTAAAACACTATACAATCCAAAAAGTATTGGGTTTGTTTCAGAGGCTATTTATGCTTCAGATGCTAAATTCAATAAAAAAAAGTTCCTTGATGAGGCTTTGCTGAATTTAGATCAACTGGAAATGAAACAAAGGGTTGTGCAAATAGCAGATGCTTTGCAAGATAATTTGCCCGGAACTTATAAGCAAAAACTTAACAGTTTACTTAAAAGCGTAAAATCAGATAAAAATACATCTGGTATTCACGGCTTCTTATTATGGCCTTACACATACTTTATTGAGGTTTATGGAATTGATGACCCTATAAACTCAATGAAAGCATTGTACCTTATAACACAACAGTTTACCTCAGAGTTTGGGGTGAGACCATTTTTAGAACGTTATCCAGATACAGTTTATGGTTTGTTTGAAAATTGGGTTAAGGATCCTAATGAACATGTTAGACGGTGGGTGAGTGAAGGTCTGCGGCCCAATCTTCCCTGGGGAATGAAAATTTCTCACATCAATAAAAATCTTAAAAAAAACATCAAACTTCTTTGGCAACTTAAAAATGATACATCTCCCTATGTTAGAAAGAGTGTTGCCAATCATCTAAATGATATTGCAGCCTTAGATTCTCAACTTCTTTTGGATACCGTTGAGAAATGGCAATCCAATAAAACAAATATGCAAGCGTTAATAAAAAGCGCATTGAGAAATTTAGTGAAGCAAGGTCACCCACAAGCCTTAAAAATATTAGGTTTTAATCCAAAGGCAGATATTGCCCTTAAAAAATTAAGTATATCTAAGAAAAAAATTCATGAAGGAGATAGTCTAACCATAAGTTTTGAACTTATTAACCAAAGTAAGACCGATCAGCCAATCATGGTTGATTATATTTTGCATTATATGAAAAAAAATGGGCAAGGTTCTCCTAAAGTATTCAAACTTAAACAAACTCAATTGGCTAAAGGTGAGTGCATGGTTCTGAGCAAGAAACATGCTTTTAAACCGGTTACAACTAGAAAGCATTATGCAGGTCAACATAAAATAGAGATTCAAGTTAATGGGCAGGTAAAGTCCTCAGTTGACTTTGTTTTACAGGTGTAA
- a CDS encoding DEAD/DEAH box helicase → MKNVTFSDLGLGKKIVQAIEDLGFVNPTEIQEKAIPMLLQESEKDFIGQAQTGTGKTAAFMLPILNKINLKSQHVQALVLAPTRELAQQVEKETVKFAKHLNIKTCCVYGGSPYKQQIHSLKKEKPSIVVGTPGRIKDLINRGVLVLDHASHCVLDEADEMLNMGFFDDIVEILQQFNEQRQLVMFSATMPKGILKLIDKTFKAYDRINVEKKLEDYYNIKQQAFICESKYFLDALLRILIQLDEVYGIVFCNKKIETRDVGEKLKTFGYKVDVLNGDQSQEERQRSMQSFKRKKQGLLVCTDVAARGIDINNISHVFNYGLPQDAEIYTHRIGRTGRAGQTGVAYTIVDFRDTKQFNRIEKITKNKIELKDIPNTELLKQEYFKKTLQNIEEYLKNSQNSPFIDDNKKLFSKFKQLFSNFKSEDLVALMFQQSFQYKFSEFEELKNMQTLTFAKEKPQRSFKRKGNFRRGQKSAKFSKKPLRKRNR, encoded by the coding sequence GTGAAAAATGTAACGTTTAGCGATTTAGGTTTAGGAAAAAAAATAGTTCAAGCTATTGAGGATTTAGGTTTTGTAAACCCAACAGAAATTCAGGAAAAAGCCATTCCCATGCTTTTACAAGAGAGTGAAAAAGACTTTATTGGTCAAGCTCAAACAGGCACTGGTAAAACAGCTGCGTTCATGCTTCCAATTTTAAATAAAATTAATTTAAAAAGTCAGCACGTACAGGCTTTGGTTTTAGCTCCCACCAGAGAATTAGCACAGCAAGTAGAAAAAGAAACCGTAAAATTTGCCAAACATTTAAATATTAAAACTTGTTGTGTATACGGAGGATCTCCTTATAAACAGCAAATACACAGTTTAAAAAAAGAAAAACCCAGTATTGTGGTGGGTACCCCAGGGAGAATCAAAGATTTGATCAATCGTGGAGTTTTGGTTTTAGATCATGCCAGCCACTGTGTTTTAGATGAAGCCGACGAAATGTTAAACATGGGTTTCTTTGATGATATAGTAGAAATTTTACAACAATTTAATGAACAACGACAGTTGGTTATGTTTTCGGCAACCATGCCCAAAGGGATTTTAAAGCTGATTGATAAAACATTCAAAGCTTATGACAGAATTAATGTAGAGAAAAAACTAGAGGATTATTATAACATCAAGCAACAAGCATTTATTTGTGAAAGTAAATATTTTTTAGATGCTCTTTTACGTATTTTAATTCAATTGGATGAAGTCTACGGCATTGTTTTTTGTAATAAAAAAATTGAAACTCGAGATGTAGGTGAAAAATTAAAAACTTTTGGTTATAAAGTAGATGTTCTAAACGGTGACCAAAGTCAAGAAGAGCGCCAACGATCAATGCAAAGTTTTAAAAGAAAAAAGCAAGGCTTGTTGGTTTGTACAGATGTTGCAGCAAGAGGTATAGATATCAACAACATTAGTCATGTATTTAATTATGGTTTGCCTCAAGATGCTGAGATTTATACGCATAGAATTGGAAGAACAGGACGAGCTGGACAAACTGGAGTTGCTTATACCATTGTTGACTTTAGAGATACCAAGCAGTTTAATCGTATAGAAAAGATTACAAAAAATAAAATTGAACTTAAAGATATTCCTAATACTGAACTTTTAAAACAAGAATACTTTAAAAAAACATTACAAAATATAGAAGAGTACTTAAAAAATTCACAAAACAGTCCATTTATTGATGACAATAAAAAACTTTTTTCTAAGTTTAAACAACTGTTTTCTAACTTCAAATCAGAAGATTTAGTGGCGTTGATGTTTCAACAAAGTTTTCAATATAAGTTTTCTGAGTTTGAAGAACTGAAAAACATGCAAACGCTTACTTTTGCCAAAGAAAAACCACAAAGATCCTTTAAAAGAAAAGGTAACTTTAGACGTGGACAAAAAAGTGCAAAATTTAGCAAAAAACCTTTAAGAAAAAGAAATCGATAA
- a CDS encoding pirin family protein, with translation MNIIKTKEKDLGDGFIVRRALPSSKKQMVGPFIFWDHMGPADLKTGTEMLVRQHPHIGISTLTYLFSGCILHRDSLNNECLIKPGEVNWMTAGNGITHSERSQEPGILEGIQLWVALPQEHEEMDAKFEHYTADELPKFEANGINHTLIAGHYQSYTSPVQTFSPLFYIQAHAQSGAQSSYSFDPEYESAIYVASGKLKLKEETLSGGELAVFTTKQKIELNVHANTNFMIFGGKPFAEGRHIWWNFVASDREKIERAKLRWQNDQFTKTFNEPKDLRIPLPAPK, from the coding sequence ATGAACATTATTAAAACAAAAGAAAAAGATTTAGGTGATGGTTTTATTGTTAGAAGAGCCTTGCCCTCCTCAAAAAAACAAATGGTGGGTCCTTTTATTTTTTGGGACCATATGGGACCAGCTGACTTAAAAACCGGAACAGAAATGTTGGTCCGTCAACACCCACATATAGGGATTTCTACACTAACTTATTTATTTTCAGGTTGTATTTTGCATCGAGATTCTTTAAACAATGAATGTTTAATTAAACCTGGTGAAGTCAATTGGATGACAGCTGGCAATGGCATTACTCACAGTGAACGGTCCCAAGAACCAGGGATTTTAGAAGGCATTCAACTCTGGGTTGCCTTACCTCAAGAGCATGAAGAAATGGATGCAAAATTTGAACATTATACTGCTGATGAGTTACCAAAATTTGAAGCTAATGGCATAAATCATACCTTGATTGCCGGTCATTATCAGTCATACACCTCTCCAGTACAAACATTTTCACCCTTGTTTTACATACAAGCTCATGCACAAAGCGGAGCACAGTCTAGCTATAGCTTTGATCCAGAATATGAATCTGCCATCTATGTTGCCAGTGGAAAGTTAAAGCTAAAAGAAGAAACATTATCAGGAGGTGAACTAGCGGTTTTTACTACCAAACAAAAGATTGAACTCAACGTGCATGCTAATACAAATTTCATGATCTTTGGTGGCAAGCCCTTTGCTGAAGGCCGACATATCTGGTGGAACTTTGTGGCCAGCGATCGGGAAAAAATTGAACGTGCAAAGCTGCGCTGGCAAAACGATCAGTTTACAAAAACATTTAATGAACCCAAAGATTTGCGCATTCCTCTACCTGCGCCAAAGTAA
- a CDS encoding glyoxalase, giving the protein MLEGEMITAIGIVCKDIEQTIKFYEYLGLSFKQIGGPDHFETYNNKAFKVMLDSEHLIKQLYPSWQRQHNQNVSLCFELKEPEKVDQIFSDLIECGGVAIKKPWDAFWGQRYASLLDPNSNQIDLYAAL; this is encoded by the coding sequence ATGTTAGAAGGTGAAATGATCACAGCAATTGGAATAGTTTGTAAAGACATTGAGCAAACAATAAAGTTTTATGAATATTTGGGTTTGAGCTTTAAACAAATAGGTGGCCCAGATCATTTTGAAACCTACAATAATAAAGCTTTTAAAGTAATGTTAGATTCAGAACATTTAATAAAGCAACTTTATCCGTCTTGGCAAAGGCAACATAACCAAAATGTAAGCTTGTGTTTTGAACTAAAAGAACCTGAAAAAGTTGATCAGATTTTTTCAGATTTGATTGAATGTGGTGGAGTAGCTATTAAAAAGCCTTGGGATGCTTTTTGGGGACAGCGTTACGCTAGTTTGTTAGATCCAAATTCAAATCAAATAGATCTTTACGCTGCCCTATAA
- a CDS encoding FAD-dependent oxidoreductase yields the protein MMHEAYDFLIVGQGLAGTILSHTLIERGYSVKIIDNQFKGSSSIVAAGIINPFTGPRLNLTQNFFEKFTKAKSFYLDIEKKLDVSLFHSIRQKRFLSTPTQYKYYLKRAQAFPKSFEFISKEKIHIHDTACINVKRFLKMSRDHFNKQSILDNEHFNYSQLQFHKNKLSYKDSSFKCLIFCEGYQNIHNPFFKHDLFQLSKGSIMNIEVLGLKKSLYNWGHWLSPDFNTSFRFFLGSSYHWDINHEPKSSEEYEAFISKLPLSLKNKTFVIKEHHTGIRPTTLNRQTLIQASTQDSRLWIFNGFGSKGCLEIPHHAEKFANSFDKK from the coding sequence ATGATGCATGAAGCTTATGATTTTTTAATTGTTGGGCAAGGCTTGGCAGGAACTATACTAAGCCATACCCTCATAGAAAGAGGGTATTCTGTTAAAATAATTGATAACCAATTTAAAGGCTCTTCTTCTATTGTTGCTGCAGGAATCATTAATCCATTTACTGGTCCAAGATTAAACTTAACTCAGAATTTTTTTGAAAAATTTACCAAAGCAAAAAGCTTTTACCTTGATATAGAGAAAAAACTCGATGTTTCTTTATTTCATTCTATTAGGCAAAAACGTTTTTTATCTACTCCAACTCAATACAAGTATTATTTAAAAAGAGCTCAAGCATTTCCTAAGAGTTTTGAGTTCATTTCAAAAGAAAAAATTCATATTCATGACACCGCTTGCATTAATGTAAAAAGGTTTTTAAAAATGAGCAGGGATCATTTTAATAAGCAATCTATATTGGACAACGAACACTTTAACTATAGCCAACTTCAATTTCATAAAAACAAACTGTCGTATAAAGATAGTTCCTTTAAGTGTCTTATTTTTTGTGAAGGTTATCAAAACATTCATAACCCATTTTTTAAACATGACCTTTTTCAACTTTCTAAAGGAAGCATCATGAACATTGAAGTATTGGGTCTAAAAAAATCACTGTATAATTGGGGACACTGGTTATCACCTGATTTTAATACTTCTTTTCGTTTCTTTTTAGGCTCAAGTTATCACTGGGACATCAATCATGAACCTAAAAGCAGTGAAGAGTATGAAGCATTTATTTCTAAGCTCCCTTTATCTTTAAAAAACAAAACATTTGTTATCAAAGAACATCATACAGGCATTAGGCCAACAACATTAAACAGGCAAACTCTTATTCAAGCTTCTACTCAAGACTCTAGACTTTGGATATTTAATGGCTTTGGCAGTAAAGGTTGCTTAGAGATCCCGCATCATGCAGAAAAATTTGCCAATTCATTTGATAAAAAATAA
- a CDS encoding metal-dependent hydrolase, whose product MDPISQGVVGASFSQSTAKQKVDIKMATVLGFLSGMAPDLDILIRSAQDPLLGLEYHRQFTHSLAFIPIGGLLCALIAKIFIKNKLSFLQVYIFCTVGWATHGLLDACTTYGTLLFWPFSYQRVAWNNVSIIDPLFTLPLLILMVMTLIKKKKQYAQWACAYIIVYLGFGLLQAQRARYFLQSKIADRQHHAEKIMVSPSFANLLLWRTVYEYEGYYYVDAVRVGVTQQIFQGDKIKKFEKYQDLPWLVKGSTQDRDIERFRWFTNDYLSWSDKNPYTIQDVRYAMSPRATQSLWGLELSPNAQDKHALFERVSRDSSKDREEFWEMLFYKATNQ is encoded by the coding sequence ATGGATCCAATTTCTCAGGGTGTAGTAGGGGCAAGTTTTAGTCAGAGCACCGCAAAACAAAAAGTAGATATAAAAATGGCAACCGTACTAGGGTTTTTATCGGGGATGGCACCTGACTTAGATATTTTAATTAGGTCAGCGCAGGATCCACTTTTAGGTTTGGAATACCATCGTCAGTTTACCCATTCTTTGGCTTTTATTCCAATAGGAGGATTATTGTGTGCCTTGATTGCCAAAATATTTATAAAAAATAAACTGAGTTTTTTACAAGTTTATATTTTTTGTACTGTGGGCTGGGCCACACATGGTTTGTTGGATGCTTGTACCACCTATGGGACATTACTGTTTTGGCCGTTTTCATATCAGAGGGTTGCATGGAATAATGTTTCAATTATTGATCCTTTGTTTACCTTACCGCTATTGATATTAATGGTAATGACATTGATAAAAAAGAAAAAACAATATGCCCAGTGGGCCTGTGCTTATATTATTGTTTATCTTGGCTTTGGTTTGTTGCAAGCACAAAGAGCTCGCTACTTTTTACAGAGTAAAATAGCGGATCGGCAACATCATGCAGAAAAAATAATGGTTAGCCCGTCTTTTGCTAACCTATTATTGTGGCGAACAGTTTATGAATACGAGGGGTACTATTATGTGGATGCCGTAAGAGTTGGGGTTACACAACAAATTTTTCAGGGTGATAAAATTAAAAAATTTGAAAAATATCAAGACTTGCCTTGGTTGGTAAAAGGAAGCACGCAAGACAGAGATATTGAGCGTTTTCGATGGTTTACCAATGATTATTTGTCTTGGTCAGATAAAAATCCTTATACAATACAGGATGTTCGTTATGCCATGTCGCCACGCGCTACACAAAGTTTATGGGGTTTGGAGTTGTCACCCAATGCTCAAGATAAGCATGCATTGTTTGAAAGAGTTTCAAGAGACTCTTCCAAGGATAGAGAAGAATTCTGGGAGATGTTATTTTACAAGGCAACCAACCAATAA
- a CDS encoding dCMP deaminase family protein, with the protein MTQDEYYLNIAQAVKAKANCIGSRVGAVLVLDNRIISTGYNGTAEGTVNCLDGGCVRCKNRDSQYPSGTAYDICICVHAEQNAILSAARFGIKTENSTMYTTMQPCFNCSKAMLQAKVTKVIYVEPWSIQNKWKKENLDLYQQYMQLLNCFEHGVHQLNFSKPES; encoded by the coding sequence ATGACCCAAGATGAGTATTACCTAAATATTGCTCAAGCTGTTAAAGCCAAAGCCAATTGCATAGGAAGCAGAGTAGGCGCGGTTTTGGTTTTAGACAATAGAATTATATCAACTGGCTACAATGGAACCGCTGAAGGAACTGTTAATTGCTTGGATGGTGGCTGTGTTCGCTGTAAAAATAGAGATTCCCAATACCCTTCTGGAACAGCTTATGATATTTGCATTTGTGTCCACGCTGAACAAAATGCCATTTTAAGTGCGGCTCGTTTTGGTATTAAAACTGAAAACAGCACCATGTACACCACCATGCAGCCCTGCTTTAATTGTAGTAAAGCCATGCTTCAAGCAAAAGTTACTAAAGTGATCTATGTTGAACCTTGGTCCATACAGAATAAATGGAAAAAAGAAAACCTTGACCTATACCAACAATACATGCAGTTGTTAAATTGTTTTGAGCATGGAGTGCACCAACTTAACTTTTCTAAGCCAGAATCATGA
- a CDS encoding PIG-L family deacetylase — translation MYFSKENFLKRLPFLNNQRKLKLIIVLLFVQFVSNCAHQVESIKSDVQHKEKVFLVLAHPDDETMLGGFLLELKRLNIPVYALYLTSGEGGKLQVLDKKGEWQGQNIDSLKLKKIREHELSKAATNYGFQNYFLFNQKDEPLRDKSGLPIRDGQVFLNKKIWNKQQIQKKILTLFEKYKPSYVITMSLDQHTHAHHKASRIILDELKLTQKFSFIKGVYAYTETNWVEPSKEDEKKLPMMTLDRKQKMPQSKYSYGSINAQIASAHYSQRSGHIDLSEHKEEIYQVDGSLLNFYELLCSDNNCGQRIQYIVHKDAK, via the coding sequence ATGTATTTTTCTAAAGAAAATTTCTTAAAAAGATTACCGTTCTTAAATAATCAAAGGAAGCTAAAGTTAATAATTGTATTGCTTTTTGTTCAGTTTGTTTCTAACTGTGCTCATCAAGTTGAATCTATAAAAAGTGATGTTCAGCATAAAGAAAAAGTTTTTTTAGTGCTTGCACATCCTGATGATGAAACCATGTTGGGGGGATTTTTACTTGAATTAAAGCGTTTAAATATTCCTGTCTATGCTTTATATCTTACTTCAGGCGAAGGTGGAAAGCTTCAAGTTCTTGATAAGAAAGGGGAATGGCAAGGGCAAAATATTGATAGTTTAAAATTAAAGAAAATAAGAGAACATGAATTGAGTAAAGCAGCTACTAACTATGGGTTTCAAAATTATTTTTTATTCAATCAAAAAGATGAGCCTTTGCGTGATAAAAGTGGGTTACCGATACGAGACGGACAGGTTTTTTTAAACAAAAAAATTTGGAACAAACAACAGATACAAAAAAAAATACTCACTCTATTTGAAAAATATAAACCAAGTTATGTTATTACTATGAGTTTAGATCAACATACGCATGCGCATCATAAAGCAAGTCGTATAATATTGGATGAGTTAAAGCTTACTCAAAAATTTAGTTTTATTAAGGGTGTTTATGCCTACACTGAAACCAATTGGGTAGAGCCTAGTAAAGAGGACGAAAAAAAACTTCCAATGATGACTTTAGATAGAAAACAGAAAATGCCACAGTCAAAGTACAGTTACGGAAGCATTAATGCTCAAATTGCAAGTGCACATTACTCTCAGCGATCAGGGCATATAGATCTTAGTGAGCATAAAGAGGAAATATATCAAGTAGACGGCTCATTATTAAACTTTTATGAGTTGTTATGCAGCGATAATAATTGTGGGCAAAGAATCCAGTATATTGTGCATAAGGACGCAAAATAG
- a CDS encoding class I SAM-dependent methyltransferase, with protein MSLTQICHQLVLSHQRKFLNSIDATCGNGHDTKFLLENTQAQGRVFAFDVQEQALLETQKKCTPILGNKQLICFHTSHAQMSSSIPKSIHQHIDLIMFNLGYLPGGQNKHLCTQKESTLSALEQCLFLLKPGGLISILAYPGHSQGKVEKESIEKWLHTQQIYTFTEHHHIKKNTAPVLWLLKLNK; from the coding sequence ATGTCTCTCACACAAATATGTCATCAACTGGTACTAAGTCATCAAAGAAAGTTTTTAAACAGTATTGATGCAACCTGTGGAAATGGGCATGATACAAAATTTTTACTGGAAAACACTCAAGCACAAGGTAGAGTCTTTGCCTTTGATGTACAAGAACAGGCCCTTTTAGAAACTCAAAAAAAATGTACCCCAATTTTAGGCAATAAACAGCTGATTTGTTTTCACACATCACATGCGCAGATGTCTAGCTCAATACCAAAAAGTATTCATCAACACATAGATCTTATCATGTTTAATCTGGGTTACTTACCTGGTGGCCAGAATAAACACCTTTGCACTCAAAAGGAAAGCACTTTATCAGCTTTAGAACAATGTCTTTTTTTACTCAAACCTGGTGGTTTAATTTCCATCTTAGCCTACCCAGGACATTCACAGGGAAAAGTTGAAAAAGAAAGTATAGAGAAATGGCTGCATACTCAGCAGATATATACATTTACAGAACACCATCATATTAAAAAAAATACTGCTCCCGTTTTATGGTTATTAAAATTAAATAAATAG